The following proteins come from a genomic window of Polaribacter dokdonensis:
- a CDS encoding zinc metallopeptidase codes for MIGFYILIGVISLVSWLISNTLKSKFKKYSKVALRNGMSGAEIAEKMLADNGIYDVKVISTPGRLTDHYNPKDKTVNLSEAVYNQRNAAAAAVAAHEVGHAVQHATAYDWLTMRSKLVPVVSVSSRFSQWLVIGGLILGAASGASGIGFYVAIAGLAMMALATVFSFITLPVEYDASNRALAWLKNKNMVSQEEYAGSKDALKWAARTYLVAALGSLAMLLYWGLQVLGGRD; via the coding sequence ATGATAGGATTTTATATACTTATTGGAGTTATTTCTCTTGTAAGCTGGTTAATAAGTAACACTTTAAAGAGTAAATTTAAAAAATACTCTAAGGTTGCTTTAAGAAATGGCATGAGTGGTGCTGAGATTGCAGAAAAAATGTTAGCTGATAATGGTATTTACGATGTTAAAGTAATTTCTACTCCTGGTAGACTAACAGATCATTATAATCCAAAAGATAAAACTGTAAATTTAAGCGAGGCTGTTTACAACCAAAGAAATGCAGCTGCAGCTGCTGTTGCTGCTCACGAAGTTGGTCATGCAGTACAACATGCTACTGCTTATGACTGGTTAACAATGCGTTCTAAATTAGTACCTGTTGTTAGTGTTTCCTCTAGGTTTTCTCAATGGTTAGTAATTGGTGGTTTAATTTTAGGAGCTGCCTCTGGTGCTTCAGGAATTGGTTTTTATGTAGCTATTGCTGGTTTAGCAATGATGGCTCTTGCAACTGTATTCAGTTTTATTACATTACCTGTAGAATATGATGCAAGTAACAGAGCATTGGCTTGGTTAAAAAATAAAAATATGGTTTCTCAAGAAGAATATGCTGGCTCTAAAGACGCATTAAAATGGGCTGCAAGAACCTATTTAGTTGCTGCTCTTGGTTCTTTAGCAATGCTTTTATACTGGGGTTTACAAGTTCTTGGAGGTAGAGATTAA
- a CDS encoding outer membrane beta-barrel protein, translating into MKLLFTTTLFFFGILSVFAQHNISGKIVDEQNDPLPFANIVLYNADKTSNPKGTVSKDDGTYILENISEGEYVLEISMLGFETEKIAKFNLRTNKTFNITLKETSQSLNEVVVKSKRPVIKQTAEKLIVDLEKSEMINTSLQDVMRKVPGVLVTNNGISIAGNSGVRILINGKTTEYMDVETLLRDFPADNISKIEVVEQPGAEYQASGSAAIINIILKKNVKLGTHGSVNSWIGEDQGFEWGSGFSIASYKNKLNWQTSIGYSQPTFREDLFLVRTVGNETYDQTTREPYDPDNFRISGSLDYYINDKNSIGLGTSFNTRNSTRIASSETIISDANSTNTLFSENSFDRERKNYSINPYYEYKTDTDRLLIDFNYLDFVNDNTNTLYDVAGSTIPFTDRRYIQDGTYNIKTYSIDYSKEFTDNFKLSVGSRFADVATNNDLQSLTENNSGGFDFNEDESSQFLIDETIFAVYSKINATSGKWSFSGGLRYEDSNTDGTSIFMDNGSTRTEVLERPIKKLFPSASISRKITDVLGASVSYSYRIQRPSYNSLNSFATFLDPFSAGEGNPFLTPSYTNNYQFNLTYEGQPFFTIGYSKTDDEIFQLIRQDNNTAQIRQQEVNVENNTNWNFRLFAPLNFTDGLEGYTGIIVTNTDFQSSTYGVDLNKWNLIWFVQASYELPWDVNFEVNGNYGTGALEGQIEVDWLAELNFSFGKSFLNKKLKANLGFNKMLNRGFVGNIDYGNGTAAVESNGSRQNIQFRLTYSFGDQFGKKKARRNRNRDEENRINTGN; encoded by the coding sequence ATGAAACTTCTATTTACCACAACCCTTTTTTTCTTCGGAATTTTATCTGTTTTTGCACAACATAATATATCAGGTAAAATTGTAGATGAGCAAAATGATCCTTTACCTTTTGCCAATATTGTATTGTATAATGCTGATAAAACATCAAACCCCAAAGGAACTGTTTCTAAAGATGATGGTACATACATTCTAGAAAACATTTCTGAAGGAGAATATGTTTTAGAAATATCTATGTTGGGTTTTGAAACTGAAAAAATTGCTAAATTCAATTTAAGAACTAATAAAACGTTCAACATTACTTTAAAAGAAACTAGTCAATCTTTAAACGAAGTTGTTGTAAAAAGTAAAAGACCTGTTATTAAGCAAACTGCAGAAAAATTAATTGTTGATTTAGAAAAATCGGAAATGATTAATACTTCTCTGCAAGATGTTATGCGCAAAGTACCTGGAGTTTTAGTAACAAACAACGGAATTTCAATAGCAGGTAACAGTGGAGTCCGAATTTTAATCAACGGAAAAACTACAGAATATATGGATGTAGAAACACTACTTAGAGATTTTCCTGCAGATAATATTTCTAAAATAGAAGTTGTAGAACAGCCAGGAGCAGAATATCAAGCATCTGGATCAGCAGCAATTATTAACATCATATTAAAGAAAAACGTAAAACTAGGTACACATGGAAGTGTGAATTCTTGGATTGGGGAAGACCAAGGTTTTGAGTGGGGTTCTGGATTTTCTATAGCCAGCTATAAAAATAAATTAAACTGGCAAACAAGTATAGGATACTCACAACCAACGTTTAGAGAAGATTTATTTTTAGTAAGAACTGTTGGTAATGAAACTTATGACCAAACTACTAGAGAGCCTTATGACCCTGATAATTTTAGAATTAGTGGTAGTTTAGATTATTACATTAACGATAAAAACTCTATTGGTTTAGGTACAAGTTTTAATACTAGAAATTCAACCAGAATTGCATCTAGTGAAACTATTATTTCTGATGCAAACAGCACAAATACGTTATTTTCTGAAAATAGTTTTGATAGAGAACGTAAAAATTATTCCATCAATCCATATTATGAATATAAAACAGATACAGATCGATTATTAATTGATTTTAATTATTTAGATTTTGTAAATGACAATACAAATACTTTATATGATGTTGCAGGCAGTACAATTCCTTTTACTGATAGAAGATACATTCAAGATGGTACCTATAATATTAAAACCTATAGCATAGATTACAGTAAAGAATTTACAGACAATTTTAAATTAAGTGTAGGTTCACGTTTTGCAGATGTTGCTACTAACAATGATTTGCAATCTTTAACCGAGAATAATTCTGGTGGTTTCGATTTTAATGAAGATGAAAGTAGCCAGTTTTTAATTGATGAAACCATATTTGCTGTGTATTCAAAAATTAATGCAACTTCTGGTAAATGGTCTTTTTCTGGTGGTTTACGTTATGAAGATAGTAATACAGATGGTACATCTATTTTTATGGACAATGGAAGTACAAGAACAGAAGTTTTAGAAAGACCTATTAAAAAATTGTTTCCAAGTGCTTCAATAAGTAGAAAAATTACAGATGTTTTAGGGGCAAGTGTTTCTTATAGTTATAGAATACAGAGACCTTCTTACAATAGTTTAAACTCGTTTGCAACCTTTTTAGATCCTTTTTCTGCAGGTGAAGGAAACCCGTTTTTAACTCCTTCTTACACCAACAACTATCAATTTAATTTAACCTATGAAGGTCAACCATTTTTTACTATTGGTTACAGCAAAACAGATGATGAAATTTTTCAATTAATTCGTCAGGATAATAATACAGCACAAATTAGACAACAAGAAGTTAATGTAGAAAACAATACCAACTGGAATTTTAGATTATTTGCGCCTTTAAATTTCACTGATGGTTTAGAAGGTTACACAGGTATTATTGTAACTAACACTGATTTTCAATCTTCTACTTATGGAGTAGATTTAAACAAATGGAATTTGATTTGGTTTGTGCAAGCTAGCTACGAATTACCTTGGGATGTAAATTTTGAAGTAAATGGTAATTATGGAACAGGAGCTTTAGAAGGCCAAATAGAAGTAGATTGGCTTGCAGAATTAAACTTTTCTTTTGGTAAATCTTTTTTAAATAAAAAATTAAAGGCCAACTTAGGTTTTAATAAAATGCTAAACAGAGGTTTTGTAGGTAATATAGATTATGGAAATGGAACTGCTGCAGTAGAAAGTAATGGCTCTAGACAAAACATTCAATTTAGATTAACCTATAGTTTTGGAGATCAATTTGGAAAGAAAAAAGCAAGAAGAAACAGAAATAGAGACGAAGAAAATAGAATTAACACTGGTAATTAA
- a CDS encoding MotA/TolQ/ExbB proton channel family protein, which translates to MKKVVNVLSVTGFMFFGAVQSTFAQEAATESQTFHQILKQNFIDGGPGFMGIVLVALILGLAIAIERIIYLNMATTNTKKLLANVDDALSSGGVEAAKEVCRNTKGPVASIFYQGLDRVDEGIEEAEKAVVSYGGVQMGQLEKNVSWISLFIALAPMLGFMGTVIGMIGAFNDIAVANDISPAVVAGGIKVALLTTVFGLIVAIILQIFYNYIVAKIDSIVNNMEDASISLIDLLVKYKK; encoded by the coding sequence ATGAAAAAAGTAGTAAATGTCTTATCTGTAACAGGATTTATGTTTTTTGGAGCTGTACAATCTACATTCGCTCAAGAAGCAGCAACTGAATCGCAAACATTTCACCAAATATTAAAGCAAAACTTTATTGATGGTGGACCAGGATTTATGGGAATTGTATTAGTAGCTTTAATTTTAGGTTTAGCTATTGCCATTGAAAGAATTATTTATTTAAACATGGCAACTACAAACACTAAAAAATTATTAGCAAACGTAGATGACGCATTAAGCTCAGGAGGAGTAGAAGCAGCAAAAGAAGTTTGTAGAAATACAAAAGGACCTGTAGCATCTATTTTTTATCAAGGTTTAGATAGAGTTGATGAAGGTATTGAGGAAGCTGAAAAAGCAGTTGTTTCTTATGGAGGAGTTCAAATGGGACAATTAGAGAAAAACGTATCTTGGATTTCTTTATTTATTGCATTAGCACCAATGCTTGGTTTCATGGGTACTGTAATTGGTATGATTGGAGCATTTAACGACATTGCTGTAGCAAACGATATTTCACCAGCAGTAGTAGCAGGTGGTATTAAAGTAGCCTTATTAACAACCGTATTTGGTTTAATTGTGGCTATTATTCTTCAGATTTTTTATAATTACATCGTTGCAAAAAT
- a CDS encoding asparaginase: protein MTNKPNILIVYTGGTIGMIKDYKTNALKAFDFGQITKNIPELHQLNCNIESISFDEPIDSSNMNVDFYRKIVDIIEENYKKYDGFVILSGSDTMSYVSSAISFMLENLQKPIIFTGSQLPIGDLRTDAKENLITSIEIACAKKDDKPVIAEVCLYFEYKLYRANRTTKINAEQFEAFTSMNYPPLAESGVHLNFNDYYIHKPVGDKELVIRKNLVNDIAILKLFPGITGNVVSSILNTKNLKGVVLETYGAGNAPDQQWFLKLLKEATQKNIKIINVTQCVAGSVSQGHYETSVVLKELGVISGKDITTETAIAKLMYLLHEDLSDEEFTHYFEKPLRGELTI from the coding sequence ATGACAAATAAACCTAATATTCTTATTGTTTACACAGGTGGAACCATTGGTATGATTAAAGATTATAAAACCAATGCATTAAAGGCATTCGATTTTGGTCAAATAACCAAAAATATACCAGAATTGCATCAACTTAATTGTAATATAGAAAGTATTTCTTTTGATGAACCTATAGATTCCTCTAACATGAATGTAGATTTCTATAGAAAAATTGTGGATATTATTGAGGAGAATTATAAAAAGTACGATGGTTTTGTGATACTTTCAGGTTCAGATACAATGTCTTATGTTTCTTCTGCTATTAGTTTTATGTTAGAAAATTTGCAAAAACCCATCATATTTACTGGTTCTCAATTACCCATTGGAGATTTAAGGACAGATGCAAAAGAGAATTTAATTACCTCTATAGAAATAGCTTGTGCTAAAAAAGATGATAAACCAGTTATAGCTGAGGTTTGTTTGTATTTCGAATATAAGTTGTACAGAGCAAATAGAACTACTAAAATTAATGCAGAACAATTTGAAGCGTTTACCTCAATGAATTATCCTCCATTAGCAGAAAGTGGGGTGCATTTAAATTTTAACGACTATTACATTCATAAACCTGTAGGAGATAAAGAATTGGTAATCAGAAAAAACTTGGTGAATGATATTGCTATTTTAAAACTATTTCCAGGTATTACAGGCAATGTAGTTTCAAGTATTTTAAATACAAAAAATTTAAAAGGAGTTGTTTTAGAAACTTATGGAGCAGGTAATGCACCAGATCAACAATGGTTTTTAAAATTATTAAAAGAGGCAACTCAAAAAAATATTAAAATAATAAATGTAACACAATGTGTTGCTGGTTCTGTTTCACAAGGGCATTATGAAACAAGTGTAGTACTTAAAGAGTTAGGTGTAATTAGTGGTAAAGATATTACAACAGAAACAGCAATTGCTAAATTAATGTATTTGTTACACGAAGATTTGAGTGATGAAGAATTTACCCATTATTTCGAAAAACCATTAAGGGGAGAATTAACAATTTAA